In a single window of the Papaver somniferum cultivar HN1 chromosome 8, ASM357369v1, whole genome shotgun sequence genome:
- the LOC113303668 gene encoding molybdate transporter 1-like → MSHQDHQLPHQQHVEPQNSAQPAKPTARFPANLFSKGMDNLRFRSKWAELNGAMGDLGTYIPIVIALTLAKDLNLGVTLIFTGFYNIITGLIYGVPMPVQPMKSIAAVAISSSNEEFGIPEIMAAGICTGGILFFLGITGLMGLVYKIIPLPVVRGIQLSQGLSFALTSVKYIRKNQDFLKGKAGADRQWLGLDGLVLALVCAGFIIVVNGAGEETENDSHNREGDQVDSEFHNENSDRRLRSKLWKILFSLPSAVIVFLLGIILAFIRQPGIAKQIRFGPSNVNIVKISRHAWKQGFIKGTIPQLPLSVLNSVIAVCKLSSDLFPGKDFSATSVSVSVGVMNLAGCWLGAMPCCHGAGGLAGQYKFGGRSGGCVAFLGAAKLVLGLVIGSSLVKILTEFPVGLLGVLLLFAGIELAMTSKDMNSKEEAFVMLVCTAVSIGYNAAVGFVGGIILYLLLKLRNLSKSENASHGNCFRGNP, encoded by the coding sequence ATGTCTCACCAAGATCACCAATTGCCTCACCAACAGCATGTTGAACCCCAAAATTCTGCACAACCCGCTAAGCCGACTGCACGATTTCCGGCTAATCTTTTCAGCAAGGGAATGGATAATTTGAGGTTTCGATCGAAATGGGCAGAATTGAATGGTGCAATGGGTGATTTAGGTACTTATATACCTATAGTCATTGCATTAACATTAGCTAAGGATCTTAATCTTGGTGTAACACTGATATTTACTGGTTTTTATAATATTATTACTGGTTTGATTTACGGTGTGCCGATGCCTGTACAACCTATGAAGTCGATTGCAGCTGTTGCTATATCATCGAGCAATGAGGAATTTGGTATTCCAGAGATAATGGCCGCCGGGATATGTACAGGAGGGATATTATTCTTTCTTGGCATTACTGGATTGATGGGTCTTGTTTATAAGATAATTCCACTGCCTGTTGTTAGAGGAATTCAACTCTCTCAAGGTTTATCTTTCGCATTGACATCGGTTAAATACATTCGGAAGAATCAGGACTTTTTAAAAGGGAAGGCCGGTGCTGATAGACAATGGTTAGGGTTGGATGGATTGGTTTTAGCTCTTGTCTGTGCTGGTTTTATTATTGTTGTTAATGGTGCAGGTGAAGAGACAGAAAACGACAGTCATAATAGAGAAGGCGATCAAGTTGATAGCGAATTTCATAATGAGAATTCTGATAGGAGATTAAGGAGTAAACTATGGAAGATTCTATTCTCATTACCTTCAGCTGTCATTGTGTTCTTATTGGGAATAATACTAGCTTTCATTAGACAGCCTGGAATTGCAAAGCAGATAAGGTTTGGACCATCTAATGTAAATATTGTGAAGATTTCTCGGCATGCGTGGAAACAAGGGTTCATTAAAGGTACAATTCCACAACTACCGTTATCAGTATTGAATTCTGTTATTGCAGTGTGTAAGTTATCGTCAGATCTTTTCCCGGGTAAGGATTTCTCGGCGACATCAGTATCAGTTAGTGTCGGGGTAATGAACTTGGCTGGGTGCTGGCTTGGTGCCATGCCATGTTGTCATGGTGCAGGAGGGTTAGCTGGGCAGTATAAGTTTGGAGGGAGGAGTGGTGGCTGTGTTGCATTTCTTGGTGCAGCTAAACTTGTGCTGGGTTTAGTTATAGGAAGTTCACTAGTGAAAATCCTAACTGAATTTCCCGTGGGATTGTTAGGAGTTTTGCTTTTGTTCGCAGGAATTGAATTGGCCATGACTTCAAAAGATATGAATTCTAAGGAGGAAGCATTCGTAATGCTTGTTTGCACAGCAGTGTCAATTGGTTATAATGCAGCAGTAGGGTTTGTTGGTGGGATCATCCTTTATTTGCTTCTTAAGCTAAGGAATTTGAGCAAGAGTGAAAATGCAAGCCACGGAAATTGTTTCCGTGGGAATCCATAA